The Mytilus edulis chromosome 12, xbMytEdul2.2, whole genome shotgun sequence genome contains a region encoding:
- the LOC139497322 gene encoding uncharacterized protein — protein MEAYFDIKARHREVQIIQHSTHLRIEITDMAVLRILGILFCFVAVVNCQICASEAKTEDPFQGKLEDEKGYPKAEIESAYEKLDRDTKSLIDKDAAEMATLSKLDFLPPVSQFSSSLCPHTFVTVYPRGWHFLSSTLGKCWILNRWWNTPLSYAVCSTKSCVGLPCLAKNYRCTPSNYKGYVAWTYCPGKGFGRRWFKLPQCCECQRFKC, from the exons ATGGAAGCTTACTTCGATATAAAGGCAAGGCACCGCGAAGTTCAAATCATACAACACTCGACTCATTTAAGAATAGAAATCACAGATATGGCTGTTCTAAGAATTTTG GggattctgttttgttttgttgctgtTGTTAACTGTCAGATTTGTGCATCAGAGGCTAAAACTGAAGATCCATTTCAAGGAAAATTAGAAGATGAAAAGGGCTATCCAAA AGCTGAAATAGAAAGTGCGTATGAGAAGTTAGACCGGGACACAAAATCACTGATCGATAAAGACGCCGCTGAAATGGCAACTTTGAGTAAACTGGATTTTTTGCCGCCTGT ttcgCAATTTTCATCATCCCTTTGCCCTCACACATTTGTCACAGTCTATCCAAGAGGGTGGCATTTTCTAAGCAGTACTCTAGGAAAGTGTTGGATTCTCAATAGATGGTGGAATACCCCACTCTCATACGCTGTGTGCTC AACAAAATCATGCGTAGGCCTACCGTGTCTTGCTAAAAACTACCGTTGTACACCATCGAACTACAAGGGATACGTAGCTTGGACCTATTGTCCAGGAAAAGGATTCGGTCGCAGATGGTTTAAATTGCCGCAGTGCTGTGAATGTCAAAGATTTAAATGTTGA